From the Paramormyrops kingsleyae isolate MSU_618 chromosome 7, PKINGS_0.4, whole genome shotgun sequence genome, one window contains:
- the hook3 gene encoding protein Hook homolog 3 isoform X1 — MSALESVDRVELCESLLTWIQTFGVEAPCKTVEDLTNGVVMAQVLQKIDSVYFNDAWLSRIKTDVGDNWRLKISNLKKILKGILDYNHEVLGQQINDFTLPDVNLVGEHSDAAELGRMLQLILGCAVNCEQKQEYIQTIMMMEESVQHVVMTAIQELMSKETPVAMGNDSYVDLDRQLKKTVEELSDALAAKEEIAQRCHELDMQAYLVQEERDRLRLEYNELEERVAALQEEKGSLLAENQVLLERLNQSDSIEDLNSPAGRRHLQLQTQLEQLQEETFRLEAAKDDYRIRCEELEKEMLELRGQNEDLTSLADEAQSLKDEIDILRHSSDKVSKLEGIVDSYKKKLEDLGDLRRQVKLLEEKNTMYMQNTVSLEEELRKANSVRGQLETYKRQMVELQNRLSEESKKADKMEFEYKRLKEKVDSLLKEKDRLRTERDSLKDTIEELRCIQAQEGQLTAGLVPLVSSETSDSLAAEIVTPEIRERLIRLQHENKMLKLNQEGSDNEKIALLQSLLEDANSRKNELETENRLVNQRLLEGQSQVEDLQKTLQEQGSAASDSMILKKKCEDHLEKLQEVSAELQKKSSYIEDIESKYNTSSQKVEELEEALKKKDEDMKQMEERYKKYLEKAKSVIRTLDPKQNQGSAPEVQALKNQLQEKERMLHSLEKEYDKTKTQRDQEEKLIVSAWYNMGMALQKKAAEDRLASTGSGQSFLARQRQATSSRRSYPGHVQPAAASDVIA; from the exons ATGAGCGCCCTGGAGTCCGTGGATCGGGTGGAGCTCTGCGAGAGCCTTTTAACATGG ATACAGACATTTGGAGTGGAAGCGCCCTGCAAGACTGTGGAAGACCTTACAAACGGGGTGGTGATGGCTCAGGTGCTGCAGAAGAT AGACAGTGTGTATTTTAACGACGCCTGGCTCAGTCGCATCAAAACGGATGTGGGCGATAACTGGAGGCTAAAG ATCAGCAAtttaaagaaaattttaaagGGGATTTTGGATTATAATCATGAG GTCCTGGGCCAGCAGATCAATGACTTCACTCTACCAGATGTTAACCTGGTTGGGGAACATTCTGATGCAGCCGAGCTGGGCCGAATGCTGCAGCTCATTCTTGGATGTGCGGTGAACTGTGAACAGAAACAAG AATACATTCAGACTATAATGATGATGGAGGAGTCCGTGCAACACGTGGTCATGACAGCTATTCAGGAG CTGATGAGCAAAGAGACGCCAGTAGCGATGGGGAATGACTCGTACGTCGACCTTGACCGGCAA CTGAAGAAGACGGTGGAGGAGCTCAGCGACGCCCTAGCAGCCAAGGAAGAGATCGCCCAGCGGTGCCACGAGCTGGACATGCAG GCATACCTTGTCCAAGAAGAGCGAGATAGACTGAGGTTAGAGTATAATGAACTAGAGGAGAGG gtggcagcactgcaGGAAGAGAAAGGCAGTCTGCTGGCAGAGAATCAGGTCCTCCTGGAGAGGCTAAATCAGTCAGACTCCATCGAGGACCTCAACAGTCCTGCTGGGAGGAGGCACCTGCAGCTGCAGACGCAGCTGGAGCAGCTCCAGGAAGAGACCTTCAG GTTGGAAGCAGCAAAGGATGACTACAGGATACGCTGtgaggagctggagaaggagaTGCTGGAGCTCCGGGGACAGAACGAAGATCTTACGTCTTTGGCAGATGAAGCTCAGTCCTTGAAGGATGAAATAGACATTCTTCG GCATTCTTCAGACAAAGTCTCCAAGCTGGAAGGCATAGTTGACTCCTACAAAAAGAAGTTGGAAGACTTGGGGGATTTGAGAAGACAGGTGAAGCTCCTGGAGGAGAAGAACACCATGTACATGCAGAACACAGTCAGCTTGGAGGAGGAGCTCCGGAAGGCCAACTCTGTTCGGGGACAGCTGGAGACCTACAAGAGACAG ATGGTGGAGCTGCAGAACAGACTGTCAGAGGAGTCCAAGAAAGCTGACAAGATGGAGTTTGAGTACAAGCGCCTGAAGGAGAAAGTGGACTCCCTTCTGAAGGAGAAAGAC CGTCTTCGGACAGAGCGGGACTCTCTGAAGGACACCATCGAGGAGCTTCGCTGCATTCAGGCACAGGAGGGGCAGCTAACCGCAG GCCTGGTCCCCTTGGTCAGCAGTGAGACATCGGACTCTCTGGCAGCAGAAATCGTCACACCTGAAATTCG CGAGCGGCTCATCAGACTGCAACACGAGAACAAGATGCTGAAGCTTAATCAAGAGGGCTCCGACAACGAGAAGATCGCCCTGCTGCAGAGCCTGCTGGAGGACGCCAACAGCAGGAAGAACGAACTGGAGACCGAGAACAG GCTTGTCAACCAGAGGCTTTTGGAGGGGCAGTCCCAGGTGGAGGACCTCCAGAAGACTCTCCAGGAACAGGGCTCTGCAGCGAGTGAT TCCATGATCCTGAAGAAGAAATGTGAAGACCACCT GGAGAAGTTACAGGAGGTTAGCGCCGAGCTTCAGAAGAAATCTTCTTACATCGAGGACATTGAGTCGAAGTACAACACAAGCT CCCAGAAagtggaggagctggaggaagccTTGAAGAAGAAGGatgaggacatgaaacagatggAAGAGAGATACAAGAAGTACCTGGAGAAGGCCAAGAGC gttATTCGAACATTAGATCCCAAACAGAACCAGGGGTCTGCGCCAGAGGTCCAGGCACTGAAGAACCAGTTACAGGAGAAAGAACGGATGCTACATTCCCTAGAG AAAGAATATGACAAGACTAAAACGCAACGGGACCAGGAGGAGAAGCTGATTGTGTCTGCCTGGTACAACATG GGGATGGCTCTACAGAAGAAGGCAGCGGAGGACCGACTAGCCAGCACCGGTTCTGGGCAGTCTTTTCTGGCACGCCAGCGACAGGCCACGAGCAGCCGGCGCTCGTACCCGGGACACGTGCAGCCCGCCGCAGCCAG TGACGTGATTGCATGA
- the hook3 gene encoding protein Hook homolog 3 isoform X3 — translation MSALESVDRVELCESLLTWIQTFGVEAPCKTVEDLTNGVVMAQVLQKIDSVYFNDAWLSRIKTDVGDNWRLKISNLKKILKGILDYNHEVLGQQINDFTLPDVNLVGEHSDAAELGRMLQLILGCAVNCEQKQEYIQTIMMMEESVQHVVMTAIQELMSKETPVAMGNDSYVDLDRQLKKTVEELSDALAAKEEIAQRCHELDMQVAALQEEKGSLLAENQVLLERLNQSDSIEDLNSPAGRRHLQLQTQLEQLQEETFRLEAAKDDYRIRCEELEKEMLELRGQNEDLTSLADEAQSLKDEIDILRHSSDKVSKLEGIVDSYKKKLEDLGDLRRQVKLLEEKNTMYMQNTVSLEEELRKANSVRGQLETYKRQMVELQNRLSEESKKADKMEFEYKRLKEKVDSLLKEKDRLRTERDSLKDTIEELRCIQAQEGQLTAGLVPLVSSETSDSLAAEIVTPEIRERLIRLQHENKMLKLNQEGSDNEKIALLQSLLEDANSRKNELETENRLVNQRLLEGQSQVEDLQKTLQEQGSAASDSMILKKKCEDHLEKLQEVSAELQKKSSYIEDIESKYNTSSQKVEELEEALKKKDEDMKQMEERYKKYLEKAKSVIRTLDPKQNQGSAPEVQALKNQLQEKERMLHSLEKEYDKTKTQRDQEEKLIVSAWYNMGMALQKKAAEDRLASTGSGQSFLARQRQATSSRRSYPGHVQPAAAR, via the exons ATGAGCGCCCTGGAGTCCGTGGATCGGGTGGAGCTCTGCGAGAGCCTTTTAACATGG ATACAGACATTTGGAGTGGAAGCGCCCTGCAAGACTGTGGAAGACCTTACAAACGGGGTGGTGATGGCTCAGGTGCTGCAGAAGAT AGACAGTGTGTATTTTAACGACGCCTGGCTCAGTCGCATCAAAACGGATGTGGGCGATAACTGGAGGCTAAAG ATCAGCAAtttaaagaaaattttaaagGGGATTTTGGATTATAATCATGAG GTCCTGGGCCAGCAGATCAATGACTTCACTCTACCAGATGTTAACCTGGTTGGGGAACATTCTGATGCAGCCGAGCTGGGCCGAATGCTGCAGCTCATTCTTGGATGTGCGGTGAACTGTGAACAGAAACAAG AATACATTCAGACTATAATGATGATGGAGGAGTCCGTGCAACACGTGGTCATGACAGCTATTCAGGAG CTGATGAGCAAAGAGACGCCAGTAGCGATGGGGAATGACTCGTACGTCGACCTTGACCGGCAA CTGAAGAAGACGGTGGAGGAGCTCAGCGACGCCCTAGCAGCCAAGGAAGAGATCGCCCAGCGGTGCCACGAGCTGGACATGCAG gtggcagcactgcaGGAAGAGAAAGGCAGTCTGCTGGCAGAGAATCAGGTCCTCCTGGAGAGGCTAAATCAGTCAGACTCCATCGAGGACCTCAACAGTCCTGCTGGGAGGAGGCACCTGCAGCTGCAGACGCAGCTGGAGCAGCTCCAGGAAGAGACCTTCAG GTTGGAAGCAGCAAAGGATGACTACAGGATACGCTGtgaggagctggagaaggagaTGCTGGAGCTCCGGGGACAGAACGAAGATCTTACGTCTTTGGCAGATGAAGCTCAGTCCTTGAAGGATGAAATAGACATTCTTCG GCATTCTTCAGACAAAGTCTCCAAGCTGGAAGGCATAGTTGACTCCTACAAAAAGAAGTTGGAAGACTTGGGGGATTTGAGAAGACAGGTGAAGCTCCTGGAGGAGAAGAACACCATGTACATGCAGAACACAGTCAGCTTGGAGGAGGAGCTCCGGAAGGCCAACTCTGTTCGGGGACAGCTGGAGACCTACAAGAGACAG ATGGTGGAGCTGCAGAACAGACTGTCAGAGGAGTCCAAGAAAGCTGACAAGATGGAGTTTGAGTACAAGCGCCTGAAGGAGAAAGTGGACTCCCTTCTGAAGGAGAAAGAC CGTCTTCGGACAGAGCGGGACTCTCTGAAGGACACCATCGAGGAGCTTCGCTGCATTCAGGCACAGGAGGGGCAGCTAACCGCAG GCCTGGTCCCCTTGGTCAGCAGTGAGACATCGGACTCTCTGGCAGCAGAAATCGTCACACCTGAAATTCG CGAGCGGCTCATCAGACTGCAACACGAGAACAAGATGCTGAAGCTTAATCAAGAGGGCTCCGACAACGAGAAGATCGCCCTGCTGCAGAGCCTGCTGGAGGACGCCAACAGCAGGAAGAACGAACTGGAGACCGAGAACAG GCTTGTCAACCAGAGGCTTTTGGAGGGGCAGTCCCAGGTGGAGGACCTCCAGAAGACTCTCCAGGAACAGGGCTCTGCAGCGAGTGAT TCCATGATCCTGAAGAAGAAATGTGAAGACCACCT GGAGAAGTTACAGGAGGTTAGCGCCGAGCTTCAGAAGAAATCTTCTTACATCGAGGACATTGAGTCGAAGTACAACACAAGCT CCCAGAAagtggaggagctggaggaagccTTGAAGAAGAAGGatgaggacatgaaacagatggAAGAGAGATACAAGAAGTACCTGGAGAAGGCCAAGAGC gttATTCGAACATTAGATCCCAAACAGAACCAGGGGTCTGCGCCAGAGGTCCAGGCACTGAAGAACCAGTTACAGGAGAAAGAACGGATGCTACATTCCCTAGAG AAAGAATATGACAAGACTAAAACGCAACGGGACCAGGAGGAGAAGCTGATTGTGTCTGCCTGGTACAACATG GGGATGGCTCTACAGAAGAAGGCAGCGGAGGACCGACTAGCCAGCACCGGTTCTGGGCAGTCTTTTCTGGCACGCCAGCGACAGGCCACGAGCAGCCGGCGCTCGTACCCGGGACACGTGCAGCCCGCCGCAGCCAGGTAG
- the hook3 gene encoding protein Hook homolog 3 isoform X2, with protein MSALESVDRVELCESLLTWIQTFGVEAPCKTVEDLTNGVVMAQVLQKIDSVYFNDAWLSRIKTDVGDNWRLKISNLKKILKGILDYNHEVLGQQINDFTLPDVNLVGEHSDAAELGRMLQLILGCAVNCEQKQEYIQTIMMMEESVQHVVMTAIQELMSKETPVAMGNDSYVDLDRQLKKTVEELSDALAAKEEIAQRCHELDMQVAALQEEKGSLLAENQVLLERLNQSDSIEDLNSPAGRRHLQLQTQLEQLQEETFRLEAAKDDYRIRCEELEKEMLELRGQNEDLTSLADEAQSLKDEIDILRHSSDKVSKLEGIVDSYKKKLEDLGDLRRQVKLLEEKNTMYMQNTVSLEEELRKANSVRGQLETYKRQMVELQNRLSEESKKADKMEFEYKRLKEKVDSLLKEKDRLRTERDSLKDTIEELRCIQAQEGQLTAGLVPLVSSETSDSLAAEIVTPEIRERLIRLQHENKMLKLNQEGSDNEKIALLQSLLEDANSRKNELETENRLVNQRLLEGQSQVEDLQKTLQEQGSAASDSMILKKKCEDHLEKLQEVSAELQKKSSYIEDIESKYNTSSQKVEELEEALKKKDEDMKQMEERYKKYLEKAKSVIRTLDPKQNQGSAPEVQALKNQLQEKERMLHSLEKEYDKTKTQRDQEEKLIVSAWYNMGMALQKKAAEDRLASTGSGQSFLARQRQATSSRRSYPGHVQPAAARLPARQSTVPPSCEV; from the exons ATGAGCGCCCTGGAGTCCGTGGATCGGGTGGAGCTCTGCGAGAGCCTTTTAACATGG ATACAGACATTTGGAGTGGAAGCGCCCTGCAAGACTGTGGAAGACCTTACAAACGGGGTGGTGATGGCTCAGGTGCTGCAGAAGAT AGACAGTGTGTATTTTAACGACGCCTGGCTCAGTCGCATCAAAACGGATGTGGGCGATAACTGGAGGCTAAAG ATCAGCAAtttaaagaaaattttaaagGGGATTTTGGATTATAATCATGAG GTCCTGGGCCAGCAGATCAATGACTTCACTCTACCAGATGTTAACCTGGTTGGGGAACATTCTGATGCAGCCGAGCTGGGCCGAATGCTGCAGCTCATTCTTGGATGTGCGGTGAACTGTGAACAGAAACAAG AATACATTCAGACTATAATGATGATGGAGGAGTCCGTGCAACACGTGGTCATGACAGCTATTCAGGAG CTGATGAGCAAAGAGACGCCAGTAGCGATGGGGAATGACTCGTACGTCGACCTTGACCGGCAA CTGAAGAAGACGGTGGAGGAGCTCAGCGACGCCCTAGCAGCCAAGGAAGAGATCGCCCAGCGGTGCCACGAGCTGGACATGCAG gtggcagcactgcaGGAAGAGAAAGGCAGTCTGCTGGCAGAGAATCAGGTCCTCCTGGAGAGGCTAAATCAGTCAGACTCCATCGAGGACCTCAACAGTCCTGCTGGGAGGAGGCACCTGCAGCTGCAGACGCAGCTGGAGCAGCTCCAGGAAGAGACCTTCAG GTTGGAAGCAGCAAAGGATGACTACAGGATACGCTGtgaggagctggagaaggagaTGCTGGAGCTCCGGGGACAGAACGAAGATCTTACGTCTTTGGCAGATGAAGCTCAGTCCTTGAAGGATGAAATAGACATTCTTCG GCATTCTTCAGACAAAGTCTCCAAGCTGGAAGGCATAGTTGACTCCTACAAAAAGAAGTTGGAAGACTTGGGGGATTTGAGAAGACAGGTGAAGCTCCTGGAGGAGAAGAACACCATGTACATGCAGAACACAGTCAGCTTGGAGGAGGAGCTCCGGAAGGCCAACTCTGTTCGGGGACAGCTGGAGACCTACAAGAGACAG ATGGTGGAGCTGCAGAACAGACTGTCAGAGGAGTCCAAGAAAGCTGACAAGATGGAGTTTGAGTACAAGCGCCTGAAGGAGAAAGTGGACTCCCTTCTGAAGGAGAAAGAC CGTCTTCGGACAGAGCGGGACTCTCTGAAGGACACCATCGAGGAGCTTCGCTGCATTCAGGCACAGGAGGGGCAGCTAACCGCAG GCCTGGTCCCCTTGGTCAGCAGTGAGACATCGGACTCTCTGGCAGCAGAAATCGTCACACCTGAAATTCG CGAGCGGCTCATCAGACTGCAACACGAGAACAAGATGCTGAAGCTTAATCAAGAGGGCTCCGACAACGAGAAGATCGCCCTGCTGCAGAGCCTGCTGGAGGACGCCAACAGCAGGAAGAACGAACTGGAGACCGAGAACAG GCTTGTCAACCAGAGGCTTTTGGAGGGGCAGTCCCAGGTGGAGGACCTCCAGAAGACTCTCCAGGAACAGGGCTCTGCAGCGAGTGAT TCCATGATCCTGAAGAAGAAATGTGAAGACCACCT GGAGAAGTTACAGGAGGTTAGCGCCGAGCTTCAGAAGAAATCTTCTTACATCGAGGACATTGAGTCGAAGTACAACACAAGCT CCCAGAAagtggaggagctggaggaagccTTGAAGAAGAAGGatgaggacatgaaacagatggAAGAGAGATACAAGAAGTACCTGGAGAAGGCCAAGAGC gttATTCGAACATTAGATCCCAAACAGAACCAGGGGTCTGCGCCAGAGGTCCAGGCACTGAAGAACCAGTTACAGGAGAAAGAACGGATGCTACATTCCCTAGAG AAAGAATATGACAAGACTAAAACGCAACGGGACCAGGAGGAGAAGCTGATTGTGTCTGCCTGGTACAACATG GGGATGGCTCTACAGAAGAAGGCAGCGGAGGACCGACTAGCCAGCACCGGTTCTGGGCAGTCTTTTCTGGCACGCCAGCGACAGGCCACGAGCAGCCGGCGCTCGTACCCGGGACACGTGCAGCCCGCCGCAGCCAG
- the rnf170 gene encoding E3 ubiquitin-protein ligase RNF170 yields MEDVNPVNAEDSLIEGVSDSVLAVVVLCVAFLGGLVTLVCRTEQNIHPENQEHVQAIRQHLQSDQDVPTEPRQPFYTDMSCPICLQQALLPVETNCGHLFCGSCIIAYWQYGSWLGAINCPICRQTVTLLFHLFRHDSQPAEVPDGQPDPGRILEDINDYNRRFSGQPRSLMDRLRDVPTLLRHAFREMFSVGGLFWMFRIRILLCLMGALTYLVSPLDFVPETLFGLLGFMDDLFVILLLFIYISIMYREVVTQRLAG; encoded by the exons ATGGAGGACGTGAATCCCGTAAACGCCGAGGACTCCCTTATAGAAGGCGTTAGTGACTCTGTCCTCGCTGTAGTCGTTTTATGCGTTGCTTTTCTGGGTGGACTCGTGACACTTGTGTGCAG AACTGAGCAGAATATCCACCCAGAGAACCAGGAGCATGTGCAAGCCATCCGTCAGCATCTTCAGTCAGACCAG GACGTGCCCACAGAGCCTCGGCAGCCCTTCTACACAGACATGTCATGTCCCATCTGCCTGCAGCAGGCCTTGCTGCCTGTGGAAACAAACTGCGGCCATCTTTTCTGTG GTTCCTGCATTATTGCATATTGGCAGTATGGATCCTGGCTGGGTGCCATTAATTGTCCCATCTGCAGACAAACG GTCACCCTGCTGTTCCACCTCTTCCGACATGATAGCCAGCCCGCTGAGGTTCCGGACGGTCAGCCGGATCCGGGCCGGATCTTGGAAGACATCAATGACTACAACCGTAGATTTTCAGGCCAGCCTAGatct CTGATGGACCGCCTGCGTGATGTGCCCACCCTGCTCCGGCATGCCTTCAGGGAGATGTTCTCCGTGGGTGGGCTCTTCTGGATGTTCCGTATCCGCATCCTGCTGTGCCTGATGGGGGCGCTGACCTACCTGGTGTCCCCGCTGGACTTCGTCCCCGAGACCCTCTTTGGGCTGCTGGGCTTCATGGATGATCTCTTTGTCATCCTGCTGCTTTTCATCTACATCTCCATCATGTACCGTGAGGTGGTCACCCAGCGGCTGGCAGGCTGA